One part of the bacterium genome encodes these proteins:
- a CDS encoding T9SS type A sorting domain-containing protein, with protein MAFSEYLGAYRLVDVDYNGAMGYHESQIGMIEIPKQFKLNKNYPNPFNPSTKIDYELPQNSKVLLEVYNILGQKVKTLVDGVIPFGFHQVIWDGHDDHQSSVASGVYMYRMMASGLSDKQRFQKTQKMILVK; from the coding sequence TTGGCCTTTTCTGAGTATCTAGGTGCCTATCGTCTGGTCGATGTGGACTACAATGGAGCAATGGGCTATCATGAATCACAAATCGGTATGATTGAAATCCCTAAACAATTCAAGCTTAATAAAAATTATCCAAATCCCTTTAATCCATCCACTAAAATTGATTATGAATTACCACAAAATTCAAAGGTATTGCTTGAAGTTTATAATATACTAGGGCAAAAGGTTAAAACTCTTGTAGATGGAGTGATTCCATTTGGTTTTCATCAGGTTATTTGGGATGGTCATGACGATCATCAGAGTTCTGTAGCAAGCGGTGTCTACATGTATCGTATGATGGCTTCCGGCCTTTCCGATAAACAAAGGTTCCAAAAAACACAAAAAATGATTTTAGTGAAATAA